The genomic stretch TAGATTGGCCCTCGCTGCGACGGGACGGTTCATCGAATTGCGAAATGATGCGTTGGGACTGCTTAGCGTGACTCCGTAGGTGCCTGGGGCCAGACCGGTCGTATCCACATTGACGGTGAACCATCGCAGCGGTGCCAAAG from Rubripirellula tenax encodes the following:
- a CDS encoding PEP-CTERM sorting domain-containing protein (PEP-CTERM proteins occur, often in large numbers, in the proteomes of bacteria that also encode an exosortase, a predicted intramembrane cysteine proteinase. The presence of a PEP-CTERM domain at a protein's C-terminus predicts cleavage within the sorting domain, followed by covalent anchoring to some some component of the (usually Gram-negative) cell surface. Many PEP-CTERM proteins exhibit an unusual sequence composition that includes large numbers of potential glycosylation sites. Expression of one such protein has been shown restore the ability of a bacterium to form floc, a type of biofilm.), which codes for LAPLRWFTVNVDTTGLAPGTYGVTLSSPNASFRNSMNRPVAARANLSFTVTAIPEPSSVVALMLIGGTGCLVHRKRRR